In one window of Flavobacterium ginsengisoli DNA:
- a CDS encoding dihydrofolate reductase family protein, with the protein MKKVILDLAVTLDGFIEGPNGEIDWCIMDEEMDFDGFLSDIDTIFYGRVSYDSWGNYQPDENASNTEQMLWKGVHSKKKYVFSSQSKQDNKATFINSDISTKVNEIKTQSGGDIWLYGGASLIKTFIQLNLIDTYRISIHPIALGNGKPLFEDLKERLELTLLKTNIFKSGVVQLIYEPTK; encoded by the coding sequence GTGAAAAAAGTAATTCTAGATCTAGCTGTGACCTTAGATGGTTTTATTGAGGGGCCAAATGGAGAGATTGACTGGTGCATTATGGACGAGGAAATGGACTTTGATGGATTTTTATCAGATATAGATACTATCTTTTATGGTCGGGTAAGTTATGATTCCTGGGGTAATTATCAACCGGACGAAAATGCAAGTAATACCGAACAAATGCTTTGGAAAGGAGTACATTCAAAAAAGAAATATGTTTTTTCAAGTCAAAGCAAACAAGATAACAAGGCAACATTTATAAATTCTGATATTTCGACAAAAGTAAATGAGATCAAAACTCAATCTGGGGGTGACATTTGGCTCTATGGCGGAGCAAGCCTTATTAAAACTTTTATTCAATTAAATCTTATTGACACCTATAGAATATCAATTCATCCAATCGCTTTAGGAAACGGCAAACCATTATTTGAAGACTTAAAAGAACGACTCGAATTAACATTACTTAAAACTAATATTTTCAAATCTGGAGTAGTACAGCTTATTTACGAACCAACCAAATAA
- the apaG gene encoding Co2+/Mg2+ efflux protein ApaG yields MVSQITRGIKISVLTSFEGTYFKNYKIHFAFSYVVTIENHSKDSVQLTSRHWEIFDSLNDLEVVDGEGVIGKKPVLKPGENHTYSSGCLLSSPYGAMKGHFNMINFTTTKTFKVIVPTFRMCAPFALN; encoded by the coding sequence ATGGTTTCTCAAATTACACGAGGCATAAAAATATCTGTTTTGACTAGTTTTGAAGGTACATACTTCAAAAACTACAAGATTCATTTTGCTTTTAGCTACGTAGTTACCATCGAAAATCATAGTAAAGACTCTGTACAATTAACTTCTCGCCACTGGGAAATTTTTGATTCTTTAAATGATTTGGAAGTGGTAGACGGTGAAGGTGTAATTGGTAAAAAACCAGTTCTAAAACCTGGCGAAAACCATACATACAGTTCTGGCTGTTTATTATCGTCTCCTTACGGCGCAATGAAAGGTCATTTTAACATGATCAATTTTACTACAACAAAAACATTCAAAGTAATTGTTCCAACTTTTAGAATGTGTGCTCCTTTTGCATTAAATTAA
- a CDS encoding ferritin-like domain-containing protein, which produces MIHTDETIQETVKTLEGLISILEDGKLGYTDAAEHVENPAMKTDFLEYARERALFIVELQNQINKLGKSTDTSGGGPLGVLHRTWIDIKSAFTGGDTESIINACITGEEVCY; this is translated from the coding sequence ATGATACATACAGATGAAACCATACAGGAAACCGTTAAAACTTTGGAAGGATTAATTTCAATTCTTGAAGATGGAAAACTAGGATATACAGATGCAGCAGAACATGTAGAAAATCCAGCCATGAAAACCGATTTCTTGGAATATGCGCGCGAAAGAGCCTTGTTTATTGTAGAATTGCAAAACCAAATCAATAAACTAGGAAAATCAACAGATACTTCTGGCGGAGGACCGCTTGGAGTCTTGCATCGTACATGGATAGATATAAAATCAGCATTTACTGGCGGTGATACAGAATCTATCATAAATGCTTGTATTACTGGTGAAGAAGTCTGCTATTAA
- a CDS encoding pyridoxal phosphate-dependent aminotransferase — protein MNHILSDRINNLATSQTLAMAALARELKAQGKDIISLSLGEPDFNTPDFIKEAVKKAVDENYSTYSPVEGYLELREAICRKFKRDNDLEYKPTQIVVSTGAKQSLYNIAQVMLNDGDEVILPAPYWVSYFEIVKLSGGVPVEVPTSVETDFKMTPEQLEAAITPKTKMMWFSSPCNPSGSVYSREELTALAKVLEKHPNIYVVSDEIYEHINFSGTFCDIGSIPGMLEKTITVNGVAKAFAMTGYRIGYIGAPEFIAKACTKIQGQVTSGANSVAQRATITAVDADPSVLNHMVEAFHGRRDLVVGLLKEIPGVKINVPEGAFYVFPDVSSFFGKTLKGHEIKDANDVSMYLLAEANVATVTGDAFGNPNCIRFSYATSNDILKEALRRIKEALTA, from the coding sequence ATGAATCATATTCTTTCGGACAGAATCAACAACTTAGCGACTTCGCAAACATTAGCAATGGCTGCTTTAGCACGTGAATTAAAAGCACAAGGAAAAGACATTATCAGTTTAAGTTTAGGTGAGCCTGATTTCAATACACCAGACTTCATTAAAGAAGCAGTAAAAAAAGCAGTAGACGAAAATTACAGCACATATTCTCCAGTAGAAGGTTATCTTGAACTAAGAGAAGCAATTTGCAGAAAATTCAAAAGAGATAATGATTTAGAGTACAAACCAACTCAAATCGTAGTTTCTACAGGAGCAAAACAATCTTTATACAATATTGCACAAGTAATGTTAAACGATGGTGACGAGGTTATTTTACCAGCACCTTACTGGGTTTCTTATTTCGAAATTGTAAAACTTTCTGGTGGAGTTCCAGTTGAAGTTCCGACTTCTGTAGAAACAGATTTCAAAATGACACCAGAACAATTAGAAGCCGCAATCACACCAAAAACAAAAATGATGTGGTTCTCTTCTCCATGCAATCCATCTGGATCTGTTTACAGCAGAGAAGAATTAACAGCTTTGGCAAAAGTTCTAGAAAAACACCCAAATATTTATGTCGTTTCAGATGAAATTTATGAGCACATCAATTTCTCAGGAACTTTCTGCGACATCGGATCTATTCCAGGAATGTTAGAAAAAACAATCACTGTAAACGGAGTTGCAAAAGCATTCGCAATGACAGGATACAGAATTGGTTATATTGGAGCACCAGAATTCATCGCAAAAGCGTGTACAAAAATTCAAGGACAAGTAACTTCTGGTGCAAATTCTGTGGCTCAACGCGCTACAATCACTGCAGTAGATGCTGATCCAAGCGTATTAAACCATATGGTTGAGGCTTTCCACGGTCGTAGAGATTTAGTGGTTGGATTATTAAAAGAAATTCCAGGAGTAAAAATCAACGTTCCAGAAGGTGCATTCTACGTATTCCCAGACGTTTCTTCTTTCTTCGGAAAAACATTAAAAGGACACGAAATTAAAGATGCAAACGACGTTTCGATGTATCTTTTAGCAGAAGCTAACGTTGCAACTGTAACTGGTGACGCTTTCGGGAATCCAAACTGTATTCGTTTCTCTTACGCAACAAGCAACGATATCTTAAAAGAAGCATTACGCAGAATCAAAGAAGCTTTGACTGCATAA
- a CDS encoding fatty acid desaturase family protein, protein MNNTAPTFARQDNLKFFRTLNSRVNNYFKENNIKKTGNWQLHLKAVILFAVFLTPYFLILTLNMPFWVMLLLSIVMGIGMAGVGMNVMHDGNHGSYSTKSWINKFMGGTIYVLAGNVYNWQVQHNVLHHTYTNIPGHDEDLDAGRIIRFTEHAEWHRFHRFQHYYSVFLYGLLTFNWALTTDFKQMRNYLKRKLSYGEPKSPKILWTTLIITKMIYVSIWIVLPILIGITWWKVLLGFFAMHYTAGLILSVVFQLAHVVDHTTNPTPNELGEMDNTWAVHQLYTTTNFAPKNAIVNWYTGGLNHQIEHHIFPNISHIHYGKIAKIVKETAKECDLPYYEYKTMRSAVIAHFKHLRDLGMKPKLAV, encoded by the coding sequence ATGAATAACACTGCTCCAACTTTTGCACGGCAAGACAATTTAAAGTTCTTTAGAACGCTTAACTCTCGCGTTAACAATTACTTTAAAGAAAATAATATAAAAAAAACCGGAAACTGGCAGTTACATTTAAAAGCTGTTATTCTATTTGCTGTTTTTTTAACCCCTTACTTTTTAATCCTTACGCTTAACATGCCTTTTTGGGTAATGTTGCTTTTATCAATCGTAATGGGTATTGGAATGGCTGGTGTTGGAATGAATGTCATGCACGATGGTAATCATGGTTCTTATTCTACAAAAAGCTGGATTAATAAATTTATGGGCGGAACAATTTATGTTTTGGCCGGAAATGTTTATAACTGGCAAGTACAACACAATGTTCTTCATCATACTTATACTAATATCCCTGGTCATGATGAGGATCTAGATGCAGGAAGGATTATTCGTTTTACAGAACATGCAGAATGGCATCGCTTTCATCGTTTTCAACATTATTACTCTGTTTTCTTATACGGTTTATTGACATTTAATTGGGCATTAACTACCGATTTTAAGCAAATGAGAAACTACTTAAAAAGAAAATTATCTTATGGCGAGCCAAAAAGCCCGAAGATTCTTTGGACCACTTTAATCATCACCAAAATGATTTATGTTTCGATATGGATTGTTTTACCAATCTTAATCGGGATTACATGGTGGAAAGTGCTTCTTGGATTTTTCGCAATGCATTACACCGCAGGATTAATCCTGAGCGTGGTATTTCAATTGGCACACGTTGTGGATCATACTACAAATCCAACTCCTAATGAATTAGGAGAAATGGATAATACTTGGGCGGTTCACCAATTATACACAACAACTAATTTTGCACCTAAAAATGCAATCGTAAATTGGTATACCGGAGGATTAAACCATCAAATAGAACATCATATTTTTCCAAATATCAGTCATATTCATTACGGTAAAATTGCAAAAATTGTAAAAGAAACAGCAAAAGAATGTGATTTACCATATTATGAATACAAAACAATGCGAAGTGCTGTTATTGCTCACTTTAAGCATCTACGTGATTTGGGAATGAAACCAAAATTAGCGGTTTAG